The following coding sequences are from one Selenomonas sputigena ATCC 35185 window:
- a CDS encoding MBL fold metallo-hydrolase — MEIAYLLNSGFAVRLSRTLLVFDDYLDPAQAVGSLLTGAEHVYFFVSHAHFDHFDAHILDYASSVTRYVMAAEIRRTKRGKRFPEEKTVYLENYSCYEEEGLRVDTFDSTDTGTSFLVEVEGRRIFHAGDFNWWHWKGDTEENNKFARNGFMKQMKKLDGLTADIAFFPVDGRLEEFADIGAKEFCARTNIKALVTMHSVGYPAWHPAADFFAEGRAVPYWTPLDAGERRRWTAEGGFTR, encoded by the coding sequence TTGGAGATTGCATATTTATTGAACAGCGGCTTTGCCGTGCGGCTTTCGCGCACTTTGCTCGTCTTTGACGACTACCTCGATCCCGCACAGGCGGTCGGGAGTCTCTTGACGGGGGCGGAGCACGTGTATTTCTTTGTGTCGCACGCGCATTTCGATCACTTCGACGCGCATATCCTCGACTATGCGTCCTCGGTCACGCGCTACGTCATGGCGGCGGAGATTCGGCGCACGAAGCGCGGCAAGCGGTTTCCCGAGGAAAAGACGGTGTATCTTGAAAACTACAGCTGCTATGAAGAAGAGGGGCTTCGCGTCGATACGTTTGACTCGACGGACACGGGCACATCGTTTCTCGTGGAGGTCGAGGGCAGGCGCATCTTCCATGCGGGGGACTTTAACTGGTGGCATTGGAAGGGCGATACGGAGGAGAACAACAAGTTTGCACGAAACGGCTTCATGAAGCAGATGAAGAAGCTTGACGGACTGACTGCCGACATCGCATTCTTCCCTGTCGATGGGCGGCTTGAGGAGTTCGCCGACATCGGCGCGAAGGAGTTCTGCGCACGCACGAACATCAAGGCGCTCGTGACGATGCACAGCGTCGGCTATCCGGCGTGGCATCCGGCGGCGGACTTCTTCGCCGAGGGGCGTGCCGTGCCGTATTGGACGCCGCTGGATGCGGGGGAGAGGCGGCGCTGGACGGCGGAAGGAGGATTCACACGATGA
- a CDS encoding Fic family protein: protein MDKYDEILLAWRNLNIRNVAELEAALNGYVVQFAYHSGKMENPNITYHDTREIFDHDGVTNFTGDVRTIFEIRNAKDASNLVLDAFARKTSLTPEFILELHHELTKNTYDPRRWQVGERPGAFKKHDYVTGRYEVGSAPEDVQTELADLLDEIHQDTIRTNENIFTAAAYLHARFENIHPFADGNGRVGRLVMNYFLLRNNHPPIVIHEEDRKLYYQSLEAFDVKEEIAPLKLFLKAELVKTWDRPRFLRHAHVSR from the coding sequence ATGGACAAATACGATGAAATTCTCTTGGCATGGCGGAATCTGAATATCAGGAATGTCGCCGAGCTTGAGGCGGCGCTCAATGGCTATGTCGTTCAGTTTGCTTATCATTCGGGGAAAATGGAAAATCCCAATATCACGTACCATGATACGCGCGAGATCTTCGATCACGATGGCGTCACGAATTTTACGGGAGATGTTCGGACGATCTTTGAGATACGCAATGCCAAAGATGCCAGCAATCTTGTTCTGGACGCCTTTGCCCGAAAAACGTCCTTGACGCCGGAGTTCATCTTGGAGCTTCATCACGAACTGACGAAGAATACGTACGATCCGCGCAGATGGCAGGTTGGTGAACGGCCGGGTGCTTTCAAGAAGCATGATTATGTCACGGGGAGATATGAGGTCGGCAGTGCACCGGAAGATGTGCAGACAGAGCTTGCAGATTTGCTTGATGAGATTCATCAGGATACGATTCGCACGAATGAAAATATTTTTACGGCCGCAGCCTACCTTCATGCGAGGTTTGAGAACATCCATCCTTTCGCAGACGGCAACGGTCGTGTCGGTCGACTGGTCATGAATTATTTCCTGCTGCGGAACAATCATCCGCCAATCGTTATTCATGAGGAGGATCGGAAACTCTACTACCAATCTCTCGAAGCCTTTGACGTCAAAGAAGAGATCGCCCCGCTCAAGCTCTTTTTGAAAGCGGAGCTTGTCAAGACATGGGATCGTCCGCGATTTTTGCGCCATGCGCATGTATCACGGTGA
- a CDS encoding DUF1848 domain-containing protein — MILNTGSRTDIPAFYAEWFVRRLREGFVMARSPYDPQRITRYVLDPAVVDLIVFCTKNPAPLLAYKDALASFRQFWGVTITPYGKDVEPETPPVEAAIESLAALSRIVGRRAVHWRYDPVFITEKYTLDFHRRAFRRMAEKLSGTTENCVVSFVDLYKKTQRNFPSLREVSAEERLALGETFAAVGREFGIKVRTCLEGDDLAPFGIDTQGCMTQAVLEEAVGCRFHIPRTSAARKGCACLLGNDIGVYNTCAHFCRYCYANASVAAVRKNRTRHDPASPLLVGHAEPGDIVQDARQVSYVVKNEQLGLFE; from the coding sequence ATGATTTTGAATACGGGAAGCCGCACGGACATCCCTGCCTTTTATGCCGAGTGGTTCGTGCGGCGCCTGCGCGAAGGATTCGTCATGGCGCGAAGCCCCTATGATCCGCAGCGTATCACGCGCTATGTTCTCGATCCCGCCGTCGTTGATCTCATCGTTTTCTGCACGAAGAATCCCGCGCCGCTTCTCGCGTACAAGGACGCACTCGCATCCTTTCGCCAGTTCTGGGGTGTGACGATCACGCCCTACGGAAAGGATGTCGAGCCGGAGACGCCACCCGTCGAGGCGGCGATCGAGAGCCTTGCCGCCTTGTCGCGCATTGTTGGCAGACGCGCCGTGCATTGGCGCTATGATCCCGTATTCATTACAGAGAAGTACACGCTCGACTTTCACAGGCGGGCGTTTCGTCGCATGGCAGAGAAACTGTCGGGAACGACAGAGAACTGTGTCGTGAGCTTCGTCGATCTCTATAAGAAGACGCAGCGCAATTTTCCCTCTTTGCGCGAGGTCAGCGCAGAAGAGCGTCTCGCGCTCGGTGAGACCTTCGCGGCAGTTGGGCGGGAGTTCGGCATCAAGGTGCGCACCTGCCTCGAAGGGGACGATCTCGCGCCCTTCGGCATCGACACGCAGGGCTGCATGACGCAGGCTGTCCTCGAAGAAGCCGTCGGCTGCCGCTTCCATATTCCGCGGACGTCGGCGGCGAGAAAGGGCTGTGCGTGCCTCCTCGGCAACGACATCGGCGTTTACAATACCTGCGCCCACTTCTGCCGCTACTGCTATGCAAACGCGAGCGTCGCCGCCGTCAGAAAGAACCGCACCCGCCACGACCCCGCCTCGCCGCTCCTCGTCGGTCATGCAGAGCCGGGCGACATCGTGCAGGATGCAAGGCAGGTTTCGTATGTGGTGAAGAATGAGCAGCTGGGATTATTCGAGTGA
- a CDS encoding branched-chain amino acid aminotransferase yields MEKKDIDWSSLDFSYHVTEQRYVANYKNGAWDEGGLTGDDKIVLSEDAGVLQYSQSVFEGLKAYTTEDGRTVCFRPDLNAHRMYESAQYLEMPPFPEDRFLDAVRQVVKANEAWVPPYGSGATLYIRPYMFGSSPVIGVAPADEYQFRIFVTPVGPYFKGGAKPITVKVSDFDRAAPHGTGHIKAGLNYAMSLHAIMTAHREGFAENIYLDAATRTKVEETGGANIIFVDADGNLVVPKSPSILPSITRRSITYVAEHYLGLKVDEREVLFSEVPNFKECGLCGTAAVISPVGKINDHGREICFASGMEKMGPITQKLYDTLTGIQMGHIEAPEGWIYEIK; encoded by the coding sequence ATGGAGAAGAAGGATATCGATTGGAGCAGCTTGGACTTTTCCTATCATGTGACGGAACAGCGCTACGTTGCCAATTATAAGAACGGCGCTTGGGATGAGGGCGGACTCACGGGCGACGACAAAATCGTATTGAGCGAGGATGCGGGCGTCCTGCAGTATTCGCAGTCGGTTTTCGAGGGACTCAAGGCGTACACGACGGAGGACGGCAGGACGGTCTGCTTCCGTCCCGATCTCAACGCGCACCGCATGTACGAGTCGGCGCAGTATCTTGAGATGCCGCCGTTCCCCGAGGACAGATTCCTCGATGCCGTGCGTCAGGTCGTCAAGGCGAATGAGGCTTGGGTGCCGCCTTACGGCAGCGGCGCGACGCTCTACATCCGTCCCTACATGTTCGGCTCAAGCCCCGTCATCGGCGTTGCACCGGCAGACGAGTACCAGTTCCGCATTTTCGTCACGCCCGTTGGCCCGTACTTCAAGGGCGGAGCGAAGCCCATTACGGTCAAGGTCAGTGACTTCGACCGCGCCGCGCCGCACGGCACGGGTCACATCAAGGCGGGGCTCAACTACGCGATGAGCCTGCACGCTATCATGACGGCGCATCGCGAGGGCTTTGCCGAGAACATCTACCTCGATGCGGCGACGCGCACGAAGGTCGAGGAGACGGGCGGAGCGAACATCATCTTCGTCGATGCGGACGGCAATCTCGTCGTGCCGAAGTCGCCGAGCATCCTGCCGTCGATCACGCGCCGCTCCATTACCTATGTCGCCGAGCATTATCTCGGCCTCAAGGTGGATGAACGCGAAGTGCTGTTCTCTGAAGTGCCGAACTTCAAGGAATGCGGCCTCTGCGGTACGGCGGCCGTCATCTCGCCCGTCGGCAAGATCAACGACCACGGCAGGGAGATCTGCTTTGCGAGCGGCATGGAGAAGATGGGTCCCATCACTCAGAAACTCTACGACACCTTGACAGGCATTCAGATGGGTCATATCGAAGCGCCCGAGGGTTGGATTTACGAGATCAAATAA
- a CDS encoding phosphatase domain-containing putative toxin, with product MQRKMWMSLCAAVLLVLGAMFGMAGRASAADAPPRMRNAGYIWRIDADDVRGLPRNFRTMEDEFHAPYKKDMDDSYVPTREGLERLHASGSGEFSASGLQSLLEALAEKTQMPICIVDLREESHGFFDGIAVSWYGEHDWGNVGLTQEEALADEAERIHGAAGQMTAVAHLGGEKNPLDEHEIFVEEAQTEKELVEAAGLRYKRIAATDHIWPSPAAVDEFVQFYKSMPEDVWLHFHCQAGEGRTTEFLAMYDILKNPAVPLQDILYRQCLLGGSYVAHVEPEGSTYWKVPYYAEKAKHIALFYRYVQENEGAGFAVSWSDWLLAHESDDDADE from the coding sequence ATGCAGAGGAAAATGTGGATGAGTCTTTGCGCCGCAGTGCTTCTTGTCTTGGGAGCGATGTTTGGCATGGCGGGTCGCGCGTCTGCGGCGGATGCGCCGCCGCGCATGCGCAATGCCGGCTATATCTGGCGCATCGATGCCGATGATGTGCGGGGACTGCCGCGCAACTTCCGCACGATGGAGGACGAGTTCCATGCTCCTTACAAGAAGGACATGGACGATTCCTATGTGCCGACGCGCGAGGGGCTTGAGCGTCTCCATGCATCGGGCAGCGGAGAGTTTTCTGCGAGCGGCTTGCAGTCCTTGTTGGAAGCGCTTGCCGAGAAGACGCAGATGCCGATCTGCATCGTCGACCTGCGCGAGGAGTCGCACGGTTTCTTCGACGGAATCGCGGTCAGCTGGTACGGTGAGCACGATTGGGGCAACGTGGGCTTGACGCAGGAAGAGGCGCTCGCCGACGAGGCAGAGCGCATCCATGGCGCGGCAGGGCAGATGACGGCGGTTGCGCATCTCGGCGGGGAGAAGAATCCCCTCGATGAGCACGAGATCTTCGTGGAAGAGGCGCAGACGGAGAAGGAGCTTGTCGAGGCCGCAGGGCTTCGCTACAAGCGCATTGCGGCGACCGATCATATATGGCCCTCGCCCGCTGCTGTCGACGAATTTGTGCAGTTTTACAAGAGCATGCCCGAGGACGTTTGGCTGCACTTCCATTGCCAGGCGGGCGAGGGACGCACGACGGAATTTCTCGCGATGTACGACATCTTGAAGAATCCTGCGGTGCCCTTGCAGGACATCCTTTATCGTCAATGTTTGCTGGGCGGCAGCTATGTCGCGCATGTAGAGCCTGAGGGTTCGACGTATTGGAAAGTACCATACTATGCGGAAAAGGCGAAGCACATCGCACTTTTTTACCGCTATGTGCAGGAGAACGAGGGGGCGGGCTTCGCTGTCTCGTGGTCGGATTGGCTTCTGGCGCATGAGTCAGATGACGATGCCGATGAATAA